A single region of the Candidatus Glassbacteria bacterium genome encodes:
- a CDS encoding protein BatD yields the protein MVRLRKITVALICLLIPLGHAAAQDVQVSIQARPSTVELNGQFRLTVTVSGALNNLPDPRIQGLDQFRVVGSSQSSQISIVNGRINATKSIAYTILAAQEGTFELGPAVLAVDGETYSSNTVAVTVTRSAGGAPQAQQQQPAGKQRQAQPSQPPPQSSARPGRRPTSGDGGVFVRGRTDKQEVFLGEQLTYTFGFYSRIRMTENPEYTEPKFEGFWKEDIDKEANVSNQTVGGALYRVQELRYALFPTVSGKAKITAARLTYFVRNIWDFFDRGRRVELATNPLEIKIKPLPSAGRPANFAGAVGSYKISASLDKNEVRAGDALTLDVRVEGSGNVRTINEPSLSGLDNFDVYESSSDVSVGFAGTTVRGTKTVKYVIVPRKAGQYDWQGLEFSYFDPSAGQYRTVSTGELSVTVLESGKEETFTYRAGGESVVALGRDINYIKENVRSALRAAPEPLNTKPWFWPLHLLPLAAVGCALLYRRHRGRLMSDRGYARYRVSDRKAAATLKAADRSARNGDLTAAYADLNRAATNYIGDRLNVEAAGMTVDEIDNLLSGRGIDEQVRDNLRSALDHFAFVRFAAGAAGDLETFKEYKAGIGKLLNNLGRKL from the coding sequence ATGGTCCGGCTGCGTAAAATTACAGTTGCCCTGATCTGCTTGCTGATCCCGTTAGGCCACGCCGCGGCCCAGGACGTGCAGGTCAGCATCCAGGCCCGGCCGTCCACGGTGGAGCTTAACGGACAGTTCCGTCTGACCGTTACCGTATCCGGAGCGCTGAATAATTTACCCGATCCCCGGATCCAGGGCCTCGACCAGTTCCGCGTGGTCGGCAGCAGTCAGTCCAGCCAGATCTCGATAGTCAACGGGCGGATCAACGCGACCAAAAGTATCGCTTACACCATCCTGGCCGCTCAGGAGGGGACTTTCGAGCTGGGTCCGGCCGTGCTGGCTGTCGATGGCGAAACTTACAGCTCAAATACGGTCGCCGTCACGGTTACCCGCTCCGCCGGCGGAGCGCCGCAGGCGCAGCAGCAGCAGCCAGCAGGCAAACAGCGGCAGGCACAGCCCTCGCAGCCGCCGCCGCAATCCTCGGCACGACCCGGCAGGAGGCCGACGAGCGGTGACGGAGGCGTGTTTGTCCGTGGCCGGACCGACAAGCAGGAGGTTTTCCTCGGCGAGCAGCTGACTTACACGTTCGGCTTTTACAGCCGGATCAGGATGACCGAGAATCCAGAGTACACGGAACCCAAGTTCGAGGGCTTCTGGAAGGAAGATATCGATAAAGAAGCCAATGTCTCGAACCAGACAGTCGGCGGCGCCCTGTACCGGGTTCAGGAACTGCGCTACGCCCTGTTTCCCACAGTCAGCGGCAAGGCGAAGATAACGGCGGCGCGGCTGACTTATTTCGTCAGGAACATCTGGGACTTCTTCGACAGGGGCCGCCGGGTCGAGCTGGCCACGAATCCGCTGGAAATCAAGATCAAGCCGCTGCCCTCCGCGGGCCGTCCCGCAAATTTCGCAGGAGCGGTGGGCAGCTACAAAATATCTGCATCGCTGGACAAAAACGAGGTCAGGGCCGGTGATGCGCTGACGCTCGACGTCCGGGTCGAGGGCAGCGGGAACGTGCGCACAATCAACGAGCCGTCGCTGAGTGGGCTGGATAATTTCGACGTCTACGAATCCAGCAGCGATGTCAGCGTGGGCTTCGCCGGCACGACGGTTCGCGGGACAAAGACGGTCAAGTACGTTATCGTCCCGCGTAAGGCCGGTCAATACGACTGGCAGGGACTCGAGTTCTCCTATTTCGACCCCTCGGCCGGCCAGTACAGGACAGTCTCCACGGGAGAGCTTTCCGTTACGGTGCTTGAGTCGGGCAAGGAGGAAACTTTCACTTACAGGGCCGGCGGAGAAAGCGTGGTGGCCCTCGGCAGGGATATCAATTACATCAAGGAAAACGTCCGCAGCGCGCTGAGAGCCGCGCCCGAGCCCTTGAACACAAAGCCGTGGTTCTGGCCGCTGCATCTGCTGCCGCTGGCGGCGGTGGGCTGCGCCCTGCTCTATCGCCGTCACCGGGGACGTCTGATGAGCGATCGGGGGTATGCCCGCTACCGGGTAAGCGACAGGAAAGCCGCGGCGACGCTCAAGGCCGCCGATCGCTCAGCCCGCAATGGCGATTTAACCGCCGCTTACGCCGATCTCAACCGGGCCGCGACAAATTATATCGGCGACAGGCTGAATGTCGAGGCCGCCGGGATGACTGTCGATGAGATCGACAACCTGTTGAGCGGGCGGGGAATCGATGAGCAGGTCCGCGATAACCTTCGCTCCGCGCTGGATCACTTCGCGTTCGTGCGGTTCGCCGCCGGCGCCGCCGGCGACCTGGAAACGTTCAAAGAATATAAAGCCGGGATCGGTAAACTGCTGAACAACCTGGGCAGGAAACTATGA
- a CDS encoding tetratricopeptide repeat protein, which produces MIDTSIRRMAALPVCAGLFMLFCAAGWQDMLRGLPEKAEREYRQENYEQALQLYQEAQTRNPDSDTLAYNLGNTLYQLGRYQDAAGQFGRILQQDSTSLSPRAIYNMGNSLFKMGQESGNQEFLSKALEAFKQSIISDPADEDAKYNFELTKRLIQQQEQQQQQDRQDKDENRDQQDQQQNQQDKQQDRQQQDPQQQQQEQQQPRQQAGEDRQEQQPPPGEMSEEEAEKILQALMQMEQEAREEQEKKKKSQATGSKGRDW; this is translated from the coding sequence ATGATCGATACGAGCATACGGAGAATGGCGGCCCTGCCGGTTTGCGCCGGGCTGTTCATGCTTTTCTGCGCGGCCGGCTGGCAGGACATGCTGCGCGGACTGCCGGAGAAAGCCGAACGGGAGTACCGTCAGGAAAACTACGAACAAGCCCTGCAGCTCTACCAGGAGGCCCAGACCCGCAACCCGGATTCCGACACCCTGGCCTACAATCTGGGCAACACTCTCTATCAGCTTGGAAGATATCAGGATGCCGCCGGCCAGTTCGGCAGGATTCTGCAGCAGGATTCAACTTCGCTCTCCCCGCGCGCAATTTACAACATGGGCAATTCCCTGTTCAAGATGGGCCAGGAGTCGGGCAACCAGGAGTTCCTCTCCAAGGCGCTGGAAGCGTTTAAGCAATCGATTATCAGCGACCCCGCCGACGAGGACGCCAAGTACAATTTCGAGCTGACCAAGAGGCTGATCCAACAGCAGGAGCAGCAGCAACAGCAGGACCGGCAGGACAAAGACGAGAACCGGGATCAGCAGGATCAGCAGCAGAATCAGCAGGATAAGCAGCAGGACCGGCAACAGCAGGACCCGCAACAGCAACAACAGGAGCAACAGCAGCCCCGTCAGCAGGCGGGGGAAGACCGGCAGGAACAGCAGCCCCCTCCCGGGGAAATGAGTGAAGAGGAAGCCGAGAAAATCCTTCAGGCGCTGATGCAGATGGAACAGGAAGCCCGCGAGGAACAGGAAAAGAAAAAGAAGAGCCAGGCAACAGGCTCGAAAGGACGCGACTGGTAA